The proteins below are encoded in one region of Syntrophotalea carbinolica DSM 2380:
- the coaE gene encoding dephospho-CoA kinase (Dephospho-CoA kinase (CoaE) performs the final step in coenzyme A biosynthesis.): protein MLVLGLTGGIGSGKSIVAEMFRTLGAKVVSADDLARMIVQPGSPTLARIARRFGAEVLCEGGALNRAWLAKKIFSDPQARLDLDRITHPAIAELARRRFAALAQASATLVVYDAPLLFEAGADTQVDAVVVVSVAEEVQLQRLMLRDGLDEQAARSRMDSQMPLDEKLARADYVIDNNGSLEQTRDQVVALMARLVPGMKGPDPHASGSAG from the coding sequence ATGTTGGTCTTGGGTTTGACGGGTGGCATCGGCAGCGGCAAGAGTATCGTGGCGGAGATGTTTAGAACTCTGGGCGCCAAGGTGGTCAGTGCCGATGATCTGGCCCGGATGATCGTGCAGCCCGGATCGCCGACCCTTGCCCGCATTGCCCGGCGATTCGGGGCTGAGGTACTGTGCGAAGGCGGCGCATTAAACCGGGCATGGCTGGCAAAGAAGATTTTTTCAGACCCTCAGGCGCGTCTGGATCTTGACCGCATAACCCATCCCGCCATTGCCGAACTGGCCCGGCGCCGGTTCGCGGCGTTGGCACAGGCGTCTGCAACGCTTGTTGTTTATGATGCCCCGCTTTTGTTTGAGGCCGGCGCCGATACACAGGTCGATGCCGTGGTTGTGGTGTCGGTTGCCGAGGAGGTTCAGTTGCAACGCCTGATGTTGCGCGACGGTCTTGACGAACAGGCCGCCCGGTCCCGCATGGACTCGCAGATGCCCCTGGACGAGAAGCTAGCGCGTGCCGATTATGTTATCGACAATAATGGTTCGCTGGAGCAAACCAGAGACCAGGTGGTCGCTCTTATGGCGCGGTTGGTTCCGGGCATGAAAGGTCCTGATCCGCACGCGTCAGGAAGCGCTGGATGA
- a CDS encoding sulfide/dihydroorotate dehydrogenase-like FAD/NAD-binding protein, whose translation MFEVLQNDTLAPNVHRMVIRAPRIAKARQPGQFVIVHPEEGGERIPLTIGDADPQAGTITLFIQAVGASTLKIVNTPVGGSIRDIAGPLGKATEIEQWGRVACVGGGLGTAVLYPLAKALAESGNEVTTIIGGRSKPFIILAEELAAFSTEVLVATEDGSQGQQGFVTNVLQDLIDNPDKRPSAVFAIGPVPMMRAVAELTRPYGIKTIVSLNPIMIDGTGMCGGCRVKVGDETKFACVDGPEFDGHLVDFGLLMDRLSMYRDTEAKILEELPKELRDKIIKVKR comes from the coding sequence ATGTTCGAAGTTCTGCAAAACGATACACTGGCGCCCAACGTGCATCGTATGGTTATACGCGCCCCACGCATCGCCAAAGCCCGCCAACCGGGACAATTTGTCATCGTGCATCCCGAAGAGGGCGGAGAACGCATCCCCCTGACCATCGGCGATGCCGATCCGCAAGCGGGCACCATTACGCTGTTTATCCAGGCCGTTGGCGCCTCGACCCTGAAAATCGTGAACACTCCGGTCGGCGGCTCGATTCGCGACATTGCCGGACCGCTGGGCAAAGCTACGGAGATCGAACAGTGGGGTCGTGTTGCCTGTGTGGGAGGCGGACTCGGCACGGCGGTTCTTTATCCGCTGGCCAAAGCTCTGGCCGAATCGGGCAACGAGGTCACCACCATCATCGGCGGGCGTTCCAAACCGTTCATCATTCTTGCCGAGGAGTTGGCGGCTTTTTCCACCGAGGTCCTGGTGGCCACCGAAGATGGCAGCCAGGGACAGCAGGGCTTCGTGACCAATGTCCTGCAGGATCTGATCGACAATCCGGACAAACGCCCCAGTGCGGTGTTTGCCATCGGCCCAGTCCCCATGATGCGGGCGGTCGCCGAACTGACGCGGCCCTACGGCATAAAAACCATTGTCAGCCTCAACCCCATCATGATTGATGGAACGGGCATGTGCGGCGGCTGCCGCGTCAAGGTTGGCGACGAAACCAAATTCGCCTGCGTCGACGGGCCCGAGTTCGACGGGCACCTGGTTGATTTCGGATTGCTTATGGACCGTTTGTCCATGTACCGGGATACCGAAGCCAAAATCCTGGAGGAATTGCCGAAAGAACTGCGCGACAAAATCATTAAAGTGAAACGATAA
- a CDS encoding alpha/beta hydrolase: MSRTKKKQQTVSAPRPENQAFRLRPGVSGNPGILLVHGFTASPWEMRPLGNLLYQAGYSVAAVRLPGHGTTPEDLCRRRYEEWLAETCRTYNLLKQETGKVHSIGISTGALVLLALAAEQNLDSLVLLSPFLSMMHRLAPFTGILRHVRTYQSRPLPEHLTDFYYDRRPINGVYQICRLIRHVRAALPQITTPTLAINALGDRTVKAHSGYELFLRLGSPDKEYHMFGPQTGHGLATPDHPSWQPMLDLIQRFLTRADQDLSCPEPTAP, encoded by the coding sequence ATGTCTCGAACCAAAAAAAAACAGCAGACGGTTTCTGCGCCGCGCCCGGAGAATCAGGCATTCCGGCTTCGCCCAGGCGTTTCGGGCAATCCCGGCATATTGCTTGTGCATGGCTTCACGGCATCGCCATGGGAAATGCGTCCCCTGGGGAACCTTCTTTACCAGGCAGGCTATAGCGTTGCCGCAGTACGTTTGCCGGGACACGGAACCACCCCCGAAGACCTTTGCCGGCGCCGCTATGAAGAATGGCTTGCAGAGACCTGCAGGACCTACAACCTACTGAAACAGGAAACCGGCAAGGTACACAGCATCGGCATAAGCACCGGCGCCCTGGTTTTACTGGCCCTGGCCGCCGAACAAAACCTCGACAGTCTGGTTCTGCTGTCGCCTTTTCTGTCCATGATGCACCGACTGGCGCCTTTCACCGGAATTTTGCGTCACGTACGGACCTATCAATCGCGCCCGTTGCCCGAGCACCTGACCGACTTTTATTACGACCGACGCCCGATCAATGGCGTCTACCAGATCTGCCGATTGATCCGTCACGTGCGCGCCGCGCTGCCTCAAATCACCACGCCCACGCTTGCCATCAACGCCCTGGGCGACCGTACCGTGAAAGCCCACAGCGGCTACGAACTATTTCTTCGTCTGGGAAGCCCCGATAAGGAATACCATATGTTCGGCCCGCAAACCGGCCACGGACTGGCCACTCCGGACCACCCGTCATGGCAACCGATGCTCGATCTCATCCAGCGCTTCCTGACGCGTGCGGATCAGGACCTTTCATGCCCGGAACCAACCGCGCCATAA
- a CDS encoding HEAT repeat domain-containing protein encodes MTSQSHRSCTMDQLQTALIKLIKLIKTVRFYPPEHPTLKHVGEETFDAFQPLLQNGNLALTVRKDRILFDHEDAPQEHAGIRNLAHFLFARRIQRLFFLPELTTRDLIVFSRNVTLKTTDIQAKGGLQELLLTEQTTGIWINELDLSVIKAAKERIQHQTEQISVGTEQNAAAASPENQQIDHQQGVTSENTGDFALNEHLIDQLSLEQLLTQLPRESSDRRFKLLLNRVPPLVFQHLSECHLPLVLQTFQVLASLLGNRQLHKTRRGETLTCLHQVTSPIVIDFLIDTLCTRGVPKELRDRIMQTLVFLRDKSVAPLINRLTREKDTLARKLLSTNLVKLGATAVPELISALQNRHWYVVRNVVAILGQIANPHTASHLIPLIWSDDLRIARETIRALARIGGDQAVDALLQLVDSSHRELYPQAIIALGSIRNPVAVPSLVKIIQSRDPFMKKTEIKIAAIKALGRIASDEAAPQLERLAKSRPWWKKDRKTTLRIQAIAALVKIGCPSSQPVLENLCRATDHRIAQSASRGLKQWPTN; translated from the coding sequence GTGACCAGTCAAAGCCACCGTTCCTGTACCATGGATCAATTACAGACGGCCTTGATCAAGTTGATCAAACTGATAAAAACCGTCCGGTTCTATCCACCCGAGCACCCCACACTCAAGCATGTTGGCGAAGAAACCTTCGACGCCTTTCAACCGCTTCTGCAAAATGGCAATCTGGCGTTAACCGTCCGCAAAGATCGCATTCTGTTCGACCACGAGGACGCACCACAGGAACATGCCGGCATCCGCAATCTGGCTCATTTTCTATTCGCACGGCGCATACAACGGCTGTTTTTTTTACCGGAGCTGACGACGCGCGACCTGATCGTTTTTTCCCGCAACGTCACACTCAAAACCACCGATATCCAGGCGAAAGGCGGCCTGCAGGAATTACTGCTGACGGAACAAACAACCGGCATCTGGATCAACGAACTGGATCTGTCCGTAATCAAGGCAGCCAAAGAACGCATACAGCACCAGACCGAACAGATCTCGGTGGGCACCGAGCAAAATGCGGCTGCCGCCTCACCAGAAAATCAACAGATTGATCATCAGCAGGGCGTCACTTCGGAAAACACCGGAGACTTTGCCCTGAATGAACATCTCATCGACCAGCTTTCCCTGGAGCAGCTCCTCACGCAATTGCCCCGCGAATCCTCGGACCGCCGGTTTAAACTGTTACTGAACCGCGTACCGCCCCTCGTTTTTCAGCACCTTTCGGAATGTCACCTGCCACTGGTGCTTCAGACCTTCCAGGTACTGGCATCTCTGCTTGGCAACCGGCAGTTGCACAAAACCCGCCGCGGCGAAACCCTTACGTGCCTGCACCAAGTGACATCGCCCATCGTCATCGACTTCCTGATCGACACCCTCTGTACGCGCGGCGTACCGAAAGAGCTGCGCGATCGGATCATGCAAACGTTGGTATTCTTGCGGGACAAATCGGTGGCGCCCCTGATAAACCGCCTGACCAGGGAAAAAGACACCCTGGCCCGCAAGCTGCTCTCCACCAACCTGGTAAAGCTAGGCGCCACGGCCGTACCCGAGCTGATCAGCGCTTTGCAAAACAGGCATTGGTATGTCGTACGCAACGTGGTCGCGATCCTCGGTCAGATTGCGAATCCGCACACGGCCAGCCATCTCATACCGTTAATATGGAGCGATGACCTGCGCATCGCCCGAGAGACCATCCGCGCCCTGGCACGCATCGGTGGAGACCAGGCAGTCGATGCCCTTCTGCAACTGGTTGACAGCAGCCACCGCGAGCTTTATCCTCAAGCCATTATTGCGCTGGGCAGTATCAGGAATCCGGTCGCGGTGCCAAGCCTCGTCAAAATCATCCAGAGCCGCGATCCGTTCATGAAAAAAACAGAGATAAAAATAGCTGCCATCAAGGCTCTGGGCCGCATTGCGTCAGACGAAGCGGCACCGCAACTCGAGCGCCTGGCCAAAAGCCGCCCCTGGTGGAAAAAAGACCGGAAAACGACCTTGCGCATCCAGGCCATTGCAGCACTTGTCAAAATCGGCTGCCCATCTTCACAGCCGGTACTGGAAAACCTCTGCCGTGCAACAGACCATCGCATAGCCCAATCGGCATCCAGAGGCCTGAAACAATGGCCGACAAACTAG
- a CDS encoding HEAT repeat domain-containing protein, with translation MLEKRRQALREALRDTDETVRLGAAEALERLEAVLSLDEILQILKSGNRGQKVRAVFALEKVQSSRVFPPLLAALKVADADIRCAAIQVLGQKKHVKAMEFLVRHLKDPHPAVRVHAASALGNYGDKRLVPYLVAALNSSDEELLVSVLDALGRIGSVEAEAVILGLVRHDSPRVRRSAVMALGCLGVEGSARESLAEA, from the coding sequence ATGCTGGAAAAGCGGCGGCAGGCATTGCGCGAAGCATTACGCGATACGGATGAAACCGTTCGGCTTGGTGCGGCTGAAGCCCTGGAGCGGCTTGAGGCTGTGTTGAGTCTGGATGAAATTCTGCAGATTCTCAAGTCCGGAAATCGCGGACAGAAGGTGCGCGCGGTGTTTGCTCTGGAGAAAGTTCAGAGTTCGCGGGTGTTTCCGCCTTTGCTGGCGGCTCTCAAGGTCGCCGATGCGGATATTCGCTGCGCCGCTATCCAGGTACTCGGGCAAAAAAAACATGTCAAGGCCATGGAGTTTCTCGTGCGGCATCTCAAGGATCCGCATCCTGCGGTGCGGGTTCATGCTGCAAGTGCTCTGGGCAATTACGGCGATAAACGGCTCGTGCCCTATCTGGTGGCTGCATTGAATAGCTCGGATGAAGAGTTGCTGGTCAGTGTGCTCGATGCCCTGGGGCGTATCGGTTCCGTAGAGGCTGAAGCGGTTATTTTGGGTCTGGTGCGTCATGACAGCCCCCGGGTTCGGCGCAGCGCCGTCATGGCGTTGGGATGTTTGGGGGTTGAGGGATCCGCTCGCGAGAGTCTGGCGGAAGCATGA
- a CDS encoding IclR family transcriptional regulator — protein sequence MAKKEKSEYMIQAVSHALDLLEQFHSDDVDELGVTELSKRLRLHKNNVFRLLATLESRGYIEQNKVTENYRLGLKSLELGQTFIKKMGLLHQAKPVLDSIVEDCNETSYLAIFKEGHIVYLDVVETHLTVRVVSRVGSRLPAYATAAGKVHLAYMSEEELDAILPEDLKAYTEYTITDRNKLKENLKEVAEQGYALDNEELDLGVRCVSAPIRDYTRRIIGSLSISGPSIRFTDERIEKELMPLVVKAADELSSRLGFHKS from the coding sequence ATGGCAAAAAAAGAAAAATCCGAGTATATGATTCAAGCGGTATCGCATGCCCTCGACCTGCTTGAACAATTTCACAGCGACGATGTCGACGAACTCGGCGTTACGGAACTGAGCAAGCGTCTGAGACTGCATAAAAACAATGTCTTCCGTCTGTTGGCAACCCTTGAATCCCGGGGATACATTGAGCAGAACAAGGTTACCGAAAACTACCGACTGGGACTCAAATCCCTTGAACTCGGTCAGACCTTCATCAAAAAAATGGGCTTGCTGCACCAGGCCAAACCGGTGCTCGACAGTATTGTGGAAGATTGCAACGAAACGTCCTACCTGGCGATTTTCAAGGAAGGCCATATCGTCTACCTTGACGTGGTCGAAACGCACCTGACCGTGCGCGTCGTTTCCCGGGTCGGTTCGCGACTGCCCGCATACGCCACCGCAGCCGGCAAGGTGCACCTGGCTTACATGTCGGAAGAAGAACTTGACGCTATTTTACCCGAGGATCTCAAAGCCTACACCGAGTACACCATTACCGACCGGAACAAGCTCAAGGAAAACCTCAAAGAAGTTGCGGAGCAGGGTTACGCTCTCGACAACGAGGAACTTGACCTTGGCGTTCGCTGTGTATCCGCCCCCATCCGCGACTATACGCGGCGGATTATCGGCTCCCTGAGCATCTCCGGTCCGTCGATCCGTTTCACCGATGAGCGCATCGAAAAAGAGCTCATGCCGCTGGTGGTAAAGGCCGCGGACGAGCTTTCCAGCCGCCTGGGCTTCCATAAGAGCTAA
- a CDS encoding HD-GYP domain-containing protein, with translation MQTDPLIQFVNNLSGALKGLRLYPLEHPLIQKQLHETNRLTGYLLQDQRPLRLGILQDTLFANDHLFADPHPAAENLCRLLQEKQLAGVEFLDGVTASELKVFLQLLNGTALGHEEFEALLRENHVRHIRFLPEEQDEEEGRQSARKIFGRALKVVNSIFQDVRMGRIPSSTEAHKVVKDMARMTLADPHALLALSLLKNYDNYTFTHSVNVSVLALAVGRAAGLSEEELRTLGIGSLLHDIGKLKIDIAIINKPGKLNEEEFAQIRQHPQLGAEIIDQMGGMDDSARAIVLGHHLHFDRCGYPQKAAIKGSFDLIDMTTIADTYDAITTLRPYQRPVTPRNAIKKLLLHSGTLLHPEYLEKFIFSLGTYPVGTLVRLDNNEIGIVGQVGTDNPDSVQLKILFDEAGVHLEEPRVINLSAHQNKRIVSEVDPFIKGVEVLDYL, from the coding sequence ATGCAGACCGACCCTCTCATTCAATTTGTCAACAACCTGTCCGGCGCCCTCAAGGGATTGCGTCTCTACCCCCTCGAGCATCCGCTTATCCAAAAGCAACTGCATGAAACGAATCGCCTTACGGGTTATCTGCTGCAGGACCAGCGACCATTGCGCCTGGGGATACTGCAGGATACCCTTTTCGCGAACGACCACCTGTTTGCCGACCCTCATCCTGCAGCGGAAAACCTCTGTCGCCTATTGCAGGAGAAACAGCTTGCGGGCGTCGAGTTTCTCGACGGCGTGACCGCATCCGAACTCAAAGTCTTTTTACAACTCCTGAATGGCACCGCCCTGGGGCACGAAGAATTTGAGGCGTTGCTTCGCGAGAACCATGTTCGCCATATCCGTTTCCTGCCTGAAGAGCAAGACGAGGAAGAAGGTCGCCAATCGGCTCGTAAAATTTTCGGGCGCGCTCTCAAGGTCGTCAACTCCATCTTTCAAGATGTTCGCATGGGGCGCATCCCCTCCTCCACCGAAGCCCACAAGGTCGTCAAGGACATGGCCCGCATGACCCTTGCGGACCCCCATGCCCTTCTGGCGCTGAGTCTGCTGAAAAATTACGACAACTACACCTTCACCCATTCGGTCAATGTTTCCGTGCTGGCCCTGGCGGTTGGTAGAGCCGCAGGATTATCGGAGGAGGAGCTGCGCACCCTGGGAATCGGCAGTCTGCTTCACGATATCGGCAAACTTAAAATCGATATTGCCATCATCAACAAGCCTGGCAAGCTGAACGAAGAGGAGTTTGCCCAGATCCGCCAGCACCCCCAGCTGGGCGCGGAAATCATCGATCAGATGGGCGGCATGGACGACAGCGCCCGCGCCATCGTCCTGGGCCATCACCTGCATTTCGACAGGTGCGGTTATCCTCAAAAGGCCGCGATCAAGGGCTCTTTTGATCTCATCGACATGACCACCATAGCCGACACCTACGATGCCATCACCACCCTGCGCCCATATCAGCGACCGGTGACGCCGCGCAACGCCATTAAAAAACTGCTTTTGCACTCCGGCACCCTGCTGCACCCGGAGTACCTGGAAAAATTCATCTTTTCACTCGGCACCTACCCGGTAGGCACTCTGGTTCGTCTGGATAACAATGAAATCGGGATTGTCGGCCAGGTCGGAACCGACAACCCCGACTCGGTACAGTTAAAAATCCTTTTTGACGAAGCGGGTGTTCACCTGGAGGAACCTCGCGTCATCAACCTTTCCGCTCATCAAAATAAACGGATCGTCTCCGAAGTCGATCCGTTTATCAAAGGCGTGGAAGTCCTCGACTATCTCTAA